From a single Equus asinus isolate D_3611 breed Donkey chromosome 2, EquAss-T2T_v2, whole genome shotgun sequence genomic region:
- the CATSPER2 gene encoding cation channel sperm-associated protein 2, producing the protein MATYHQAGHMQLPRADAIRSRLIDTFSLIEHLQGLSQAVPRHTIREILDPSRQKKLMLGDQHQLVRFSIKPRHVERITHSQRLMSSLCVRYSERPPLSLWAGWVIERPLFTNFIIFLIFLNTIVLMVEIELLESSNTKLWPLKLTLEVAAWFILLVFILEILLMWLSSFFLFWKNAWNVFDFVVTILSLLPEVVVLVGVTGQSVWLQLLRICRVLRSLKLFARFRQIRVIILALVRALKSMTFLLMLLLIFFYIFAVTGVYFFEHYTRSTRQDLEYRMFFSDLLNSLVTVFILFTMDHWYALLQDTWKVPEVSRTFSSIYVILWLLLGSIIFRNIIVAMMVTNFQNIRNELNEEMTHLEVQHKADIFKRQIIQRRQNLYPETLRSSLSKIDARDASQQEESLVLSEASQEKSKYAATEEGSKTKESLSKMKKSSSSSSSSSSSSSTSSSCSASSDSRDFDSLGHLDWETHVHQNLPGLMDMDQDERVVWPRDSLFRYFELLEKLQYNLEERKRLQEFAVQALMNFEDK; encoded by the exons atGGCCACTTATCACCAAGCGGGACACATGCAGCTGCCCCGAGCTGATGCTATTCGTTCACGTCTCATTGATACTTTCTCTCTCATCGAGCATCTGCAAGGCTTGAGCCAGGCTGTGCCACGGCACACTATCCGAGAAATACTTG ATCCTTCTCGTCAGAAGAAACTTATGTTGGGAGATCAACACCAGCTTGTGCGCTTCTCCATAAAGCCTCGTCATGTAGAACGGATTACACACAGCCAGAGGCTGATGAGCAGCCTTTGCGTGCGCTACAGTGAGAGGCCACCTCTTTCTTTGTGGGCTGGATGGGTCATTGAGC GTCCTCTCTTCACAAACTTCATCATCTTCCTTATCTTTTTGAATACGATTGTCCTGATGGTTGAAATAG AATTGCTTGAATCCTCAAATACCAAACTGTGGCCGCTGAAGCTGACTCTGGAGGTGGCAGCTTGGTTCATCTTGCTTGTTTTCATCTTGGAGATCCTTCTGATGTGGCTATCCAgctttttcctcttctggaagAATGCCTGGAATGTCTTTGACTTTGTTGTCACCATATTG TCCCTGCTTCCTGAGGTTGTGGTGCTGGTAGGGGTTACAGGCCAGTCTGTATGGCTCCAGTTGCTGAGGATCTGCCGCGTGCTAAGGTCTCTCAAACTCTTTGCACGATTCCGTCAAATTCGAGTCATTATTTTGGCCCTGGTCAGGGCCCTCAAG AGCATGACCTTCCTCTTGATGTTGCTGCTCATCTTCTTCTACATTTTTGCTGTGACTGGTGTCTACTTCTTCGAGCATTATACCCGTTCAACTCGCCAGGACCTGGAGTACCGCATGTTCTTCTC AGACCTGCTGAATTCCCTAGTGACAGTATTCATTCTCTTCACCATGGATCATTGGTATGCACTGCTTCAGGATACCTGGAAGGTGCCTGAAGTCAGCCGTACCTTCAGCAGCATCTATGTCATTCTTTGGTTGTTACTTGGTTCCATTATCTTTCGAAATATCATAGTGGCCATGATGG TTACTAACTTTCAGAATATCAGGAATGAGCTGAATGAGGAGATGACGCATCTGGAGGTTCAGCACAAAGCCGACATATTCAAGCGGCAGATTATCCAGAG GAGACAAAACCTGTACCCTGAGACACTGAGGTCAAGCCTTAGCAAAATTGATGCCAG AGATGCCAGTCAACAAGAGGAATCTTTGGTCTTATCAGAAGCTTCTCAAGAAAAGTCTAAATACGCTGCCACTGAAGAGGGTTCAAAAACAAAAGAGTCCttgtcaaaaatgaaaaagtcctcatcttcttcttcctcttcctcttcctcttcctcaactTCATCTTCCTGCTCCGCCTCTTCTGACTCCAGAGATTTTGACTCTCTTG GTCATTTGGACTGGGAGACTCATGTGCACCAGAATCTGCCTGGGCTAATGGATATGGATCAGGATGAACGTGTTGTTTGGCCTAGAGATTCACTCTTCCGATATTTTGAGTTGCTAGAAAAGCTTCAGTATAACCTGGAGGAGCGTAAGCGGTTGCAAGAGTTTGCAG TGCAGGCActgatgaactttgaagacaagtaA